The genomic DNA TTTGTGCAGGAAATTTTTTTGTCTTGGAAAGGATGTTATCTTCTATAAAGTCAAAGTATTGGGGAGGGGTTTTAAAACCATGTGATTTAGGTAAATTTTCTTCTAAGATTTTGCAATAAAAAGAGTCTTCTATAGAATTAAAATATTCATTTTCTATAGAAAACCCTGATGTTATTTTAGGACCAGACAATAAATTATTATTTGAATGTTTATTTTCCATGCTTGTTATGCTAAGACTATTGTTATCATAAAAGGTTTAATTTGAGTTCGTTTTTATGTATTTTTCAATCTTTTTAACGGCATGATGATAAGAAGTTTTTAGTGCTCCTATGGAAGTGTCTAAAACATCTGAAATATCACTATATTTCATATTGTCAAAATATTTCATATTAAATACTAATTGTTGTTTTCTAGGCAATGTAGCAATTGCTTTTTGCAGAATGAGTTGAATTTCATTTCCAGAAAACCAACTATCGCTTTCTAAGTTAGAAATGAGTACCTGTTGCATTTCTGAAACGTCAAGATGATTACTTTTTGCTCGTTTATTGATAAAAGTAATGGCTTCATTAGTAGCAATACGATATAGCCAAGAATATAACTTACTTTCTTGATTAAAATTATCTATATTTTTAAAAACCTTAATAAAAGTGTTTTGTAAAACATCATCTGCATCATCGTGAGAAATTACAATTTTACGTATATGCCAATACAAACGCTCTTTGTATAAAGATATCAAAGTGCGAAATGCTTGCTCTTTAGTGCTGGCATTTTGTAAGTTGCTTATTAAGGTAATTTCTTCCGTCAATTGATTGGTTTTGGTATTAGACTTTCAAAAAATGTAAAGGTTTAAAAATATAACTACATTTTATGAAAAAAGGAGAACTTTTTACGTTCTCCTTTTTATTTTTAAATTTAGCTTCTTCTACGAGACCCAAACAGTCTATTACTTTTAATCGTTTCAGGAATTCCTTTCGGCAACATTTCTTCCCATCCATCATCATCATTTTTAATCATTTTCAGTACTTTTCTAGAGAAAATGTGTAGAATTTCTGGGTCAAAATCTTTAATATCAACAAGCCTTCCGTTATGTTTGAAAAACTTGTAGAGTTCTTTCATACGAGGATGAACTTTTAAGTTTTCACTAGTAATAAACTCTCCTGTTTCCTTTTCTTTATAGGGGTACATATATACTTTTAAGTCTTTATAAAAAAGCTTACCAAAGGCTTCTAATATTCCGCCACTTACATTTCTATAGTATTTTTCATCAAAAATTTGGATAAGGTTATAAACTCCCATAGCCAAGGCCATACGTTCTTTAGTAAATTCGCTAAAATATTCTACGAGTTTATAATATTCTTGGAAGTTGGTAATCATTACATTTTGACCTAATGAGCAAAGTAATTCTGCTCGATCTAAAAAGTCTCTTTCATTAATTTCTCCTTCCGCACGTAAGTTGCTAAGTGTAATTTCAAAGATAATTTGAGATTTTTTAGGATTTACTTTGTTTTCACTAAAGAAAAGCTCCTTAGATTTTTCAAACATATCCATATTAACTTTAGTTACAGGTCTAAAGCTACCGCGTAAGGCTAATATGTTTTTTTTGTAAAGAACTTGAGCTGGTAATAAATTATTTCCATCAGGACCAAACATCACAGCGTTGGTCATCCCATTTTTAACTAATTGTAAACTCATCAAACGATTATCTACATAGGTAAAACGAGGTCCAGAGAAATTAATCATGTCAATTTCTAATTTATCATGATCTATATTGTCATAGAATGATTTTACCAAATCTTTAGGATTATCATTCATATAAAAGGCTCCGTAGATAAGGTTAACCCCTAAAACACCAAGAGTTTCTTGTTGTGCTCTAGCTTCTGTTTCCTTAAAACGAAGGTGTAATACAATTTCATTATAATCTTCTAAAGGATCTAATTGGAATCGAATACCTACCCATCCATGACCTTTAAACTTTTTTGAAA from Tenacibaculum maritimum NCIMB 2154 includes the following:
- a CDS encoding RNA polymerase sigma factor gives rise to the protein MTEEITLISNLQNASTKEQAFRTLISLYKERLYWHIRKIVISHDDADDVLQNTFIKVFKNIDNFNQESKLYSWLYRIATNEAITFINKRAKSNHLDVSEMQQVLISNLESDSWFSGNEIQLILQKAIATLPRKQQLVFNMKYFDNMKYSDISDVLDTSIGALKTSYHHAVKKIEKYIKTNSN